The proteins below are encoded in one region of Engystomops pustulosus chromosome 8, aEngPut4.maternal, whole genome shotgun sequence:
- the LOC140076194 gene encoding uncharacterized protein yields MEREQVQICAEDGAWAGGHDAGARDPQNADDVTRSLEEHLISSDIKADDCGITRDAYKEHNSRKDLPSDLHCNNLSSGPITLDTSSDTTQTNGQNRGYRRTNQHQRIHIGEKPFSCSECGKCFFHKSNLVQHERIHTGEKPFSCSECDTCFAHISALKIHHRIHTGKKPFSCSECGKYFSKKSHLDDHERTHTGGKPFSCSECSKCFIKKESLARHERIHTGEKPYSCSECGKCFIQKSKLVEHERIHTGEKPFSCSECGKCFITKSTLVDHERIHTGEKPFLCSECNKGFSLKSNLVKHERIHTGEKPFSCSHCDKCFANNSVLVIHDRIHTGEKPFSCSQCGKCFAQKSHLYKHQRIHTGK; encoded by the exons atggagagagaaCAGGTCCAGATATGTGCAGAGGATGGAGCCTGGGcaggaggacatgacgctggtgcCAGGGACCCCCAGAATG CAGATGATGTTACCAGGAGcttagaggaacatctgatatcttcAGATATTAAAGCTGATGATTGTGGGATCACACGAGATGCATATAAAGAACATAACAGCAGAAAGGATTTACCCTCAGACCTTCATTGCAACAATCTATCATCTGGTCCTATTACATTGGACACTTCTTCTGATACAACACAGACTAATGGTCAAAATAGAGGATACAGAAGAACAAATCAAC atcagagaattcacatcggggagaagccattttcatgttcagaatgtgggaaatgtttttttcacaaatcaaatcttgttcaacatgagagaattcacacaggggagaagccattttcatgttcagaatgtgatacATGTTTTGCGCATATTTCTGCACTTAAAATACATCATAGAATTCACACAGggaagaagccattttcatgttcagaatgtggaaaatattttagTAAGAAATCACATCTTGATGaccatgagagaactcacacaggggggaagccattttcatgttcagaatgtagcaaatgttttattaaaaaagaaagtcTTGCTCGTCatgaaagaattcacacaggtgagaagccgtattcatgttcagaatgtggaaaatgtttcattcAAAAATCAAAGCTTgttgaacatgagagaattcacacaggggagaagccgttttcatgttcagaatgtgggaaatgttttattacaaAATCAACTCTTGTTgatcatgagagaattcacacgggagagaagccatttttatgttccgAATGTAACAAAGGTTTTTCTCttaaatcaaatcttgttaaacatgagagaattcacacaggggagaaaccgttttcatgttcacatTGTGACAAATGTTTTGCTAATAATTCAGTGCTCGTAATACATgatagaattcacacaggggagaaaccgttttcatgttcacagTGTGGCAAATGTTTTGCACAAAAATCACATCTGtacaaacatcagagaattcacacaggaaagTAA